CGGGAACGGAGCCCCGCGAGCGCTTCGCGATCCGCACCCGCCGGCCGTCGTCAAGCAGACGGCGCGCCAGCGTCTGCCCCACCTGCCCGGCGCCGAACAGGACGTGCAACTCGCCGGCCATCCGCGCTACTGCCGTGCGATCGTGGCGTGCGTCCCGCGCAGAACGAATTTTTGAATCTTCCCGGTCGCCGTCCGCGGCAGGTCGTCCACGAAGCGAAAGGTCTTCGGCACCTTGAAGTGGGCGAGGGCCCCGCGCGCGAACGCCCGGAGATCCGCCTCGTCCGCGGAGGCCCCGGCCCGCAGCACGATAAAGGCATGCGGCGCCTCGCCCCACTGCGCATCCGGCAGTCCGACCACGGCCACCTCCTGGACCGCCGGATGACGGAGGAGCGCCGCCTCGACCTCCACCGACGAGATGTTCTCGCCGCCGCTGATGATGACGTCCTTGATCCGGTCCCGGATCTCGACGTAGCCGTCGGGGTGCACGACGGCCCCGTCGCCGCTGTGGAACCAGCCCCCGGCGAAGGCCTTGGCCGTCGCCTCCGGATCGTTGAAGTAGCCCTTCATGACGACGTTGCCCCGCACGACGATCTCGCCCATCGTCCGGCCGTCGTGGGGCACGTCGCGGCCTGCGCCGTCGACGACGCGGAGCTCCCCGGAAGGGATCAGTTCCACGCCTTGCCGCGCCTTCACCGCGGCGCGCTCCTCGGCGGACAGGCGGGCGTGCTCGGGCCGCGGCTCGCAGATCGTGATGAACGGCGCCGTCTCGGTGAGCCCGTAGACGTGGGAGATCTCCCACCCCAGATCGCCTTCGATCCGGCCGATCGTGGCCGCGGCCGGCGGCGCGCCCGCGGTCACCACGCGAATCCCGCGCGGGACCCCCCGCCGGAGCTCCTCGGGCGCGTTGGCGAGCCGGATGAGGACGGTGGGCGCCGCGCACATCATCGTCGCGCCCTCGTCCCGGCAGAGCGCGAATACCTGGTCGGGCTCCACGCGCCGGAGGCAGAGATGCGTGCCGCCCACGGCCGTGACGATCCAGACGAACGTCCAGCCGTTGGCATGGAACATCGGCAGCGTCCACAGGTAACGGTCGGCCGGCGTCATGTGGATGTGCACCAGCGTACCCAGCACGTTCATGTAGGCGTTGCGGTGAGTGATCATGACGCCCTTCGGCCGGGCGGTGGTGCCGCTCGTGTAGTTGATCGTCAGGAGATCGCCCTCCGCGATCTCCGGCCGCTCGTACCGCCCGCTCGACTGCTCGAGCAGATCGTCGTAGTCGAGCCATCCCGCCCGCGCGCCGTCCAGCGCCACAAACTGCCGGACGTTCGGCAGCGACGCCCGGATCCCGTCCACCGCCGCGAGATGCTCGGCGGCGGCGCACACCACGCGGGCGCCGCTGTGGTTGATGATGTAGTCGAAGTCCCCCTCCGCCAGCCGGTAGTTGATCGGCACCAGCACGGCCCCGATCTGCGGCACGGCGTAGAACGCCTCCAGCAGGCCGTGGATGTTCGGCGCGATGT
This genomic window from bacterium contains:
- a CDS encoding long-chain-fatty-acid--CoA ligase; this translates as MELPLTPLDLARRARALYPEREAVVDGARRLTYEEFFRRCDRWAGQLQAFGVRPGDRVAYIAPNIHGLLEAFYAVPQIGAVLVPINYRLAEGDFDYIINHSGARVVCAAAEHLAAVDGIRASLPNVRQFVALDGARAGWLDYDDLLEQSSGRYERPEIAEGDLLTINYTSGTTARPKGVMITHRNAYMNVLGTLVHIHMTPADRYLWTLPMFHANGWTFVWIVTAVGGTHLCLRRVEPDQVFALCRDEGATMMCAAPTVLIRLANAPEELRRGVPRGIRVVTAGAPPAAATIGRIEGDLGWEISHVYGLTETAPFITICEPRPEHARLSAEERAAVKARQGVELIPSGELRVVDGAGRDVPHDGRTMGEIVVRGNVVMKGYFNDPEATAKAFAGGWFHSGDGAVVHPDGYVEIRDRIKDVIISGGENISSVEVEAALLRHPAVQEVAVVGLPDAQWGEAPHAFIVLRAGASADEADLRAFARGALAHFKVPKTFRFVDDLPRTATGKIQKFVLRGTHATIARQ